A single window of Pseudomonadota bacterium DNA harbors:
- a CDS encoding HAD-IIB family hydrolase, translating into MPEPLVVYTDLDGTLLDHFTYDWSPAAPVLDRLARLGVPVVMVTSKARGEVSELAQALDNPHPYIVENGAISVIPAGYFGEAGIHPRGPREPVDVQYHGPTRAQLTDQILQLRERLGIKFETFGELGYGGIAEHTGLSLQAAAKADDREASEPLLWLEEDPIELVRFRQALRERDLNCVRGGRFVHVLGPVDKARSVAMMHGQYERRLARAPRRVVLGDGPNDLAMLGQADVAVVIPGHHDQDMTLPEGARAEVLRPSHAGPKGWAEAMEDVLERYGYDETSGE; encoded by the coding sequence ATGCCTGAGCCGCTGGTGGTCTACACGGACCTCGACGGCACCCTGCTCGACCATTTCACCTATGACTGGTCGCCGGCGGCACCGGTGTTGGATCGCCTGGCGCGCCTCGGCGTCCCCGTGGTGATGGTCACCAGCAAAGCGCGAGGTGAGGTGTCTGAGCTCGCACAAGCGCTCGACAACCCCCATCCCTACATCGTCGAGAACGGCGCCATCTCGGTGATTCCCGCGGGCTACTTCGGCGAGGCGGGCATCCACCCTCGCGGGCCGCGCGAGCCCGTGGACGTGCAGTATCACGGCCCGACCCGCGCGCAACTCACGGACCAGATCCTGCAGTTGCGCGAGCGTCTCGGCATCAAGTTCGAGACCTTCGGGGAGCTCGGCTACGGCGGCATCGCCGAGCACACGGGCTTGTCTTTGCAGGCGGCGGCCAAGGCCGATGATCGCGAGGCATCCGAGCCTTTGCTCTGGCTCGAGGAGGATCCTATCGAGCTAGTGCGTTTTCGCCAGGCCTTGCGTGAGCGCGACCTCAATTGCGTACGTGGCGGACGCTTCGTGCACGTGCTCGGCCCCGTGGACAAGGCCCGCTCCGTGGCCATGATGCACGGCCAGTACGAGCGTCGCCTGGCCCGGGCGCCGCGGCGGGTGGTGCTGGGCGACGGGCCCAACGACCTTGCCATGTTGGGGCAGGCGGATGTGGCCGTGGTGATCCCCGGGCATCATGATCAGGACATGACGCTGCCGGAGGGCGCCCGCGCCGAGGTGCTGCGACCGTCGCACGCCGGGCCCAAGGGGTGGGCGGAGGCGATGGAAGACGTGCTAGAACGTTACGGATACGACGAGACTTCAGGGGAGTAG
- a CDS encoding MotA/TolQ/ExbB proton channel family protein: MSARWPQGLLFTQWLVFAALVAFGTYLAAELGLLGRLVQGDITRLSILILLLLLGGLLHGAWRALTLSRELDAIDALARRYERDGDLAPLLALGTPRAASTSLVHAYLGAVATAAGRGADESSQNLTDVFNDRVHAPYEFGWFLTNLSIRLGLLGTVIGFILMLRSAVVIDSIEFSTVQSLLSEMTQGMGVALNTTLVGLVVSAVLSVQYLWLDFGARRLVADTVFFAERDLKEGFAARASAPASSAG; encoded by the coding sequence ATGTCCGCCCGTTGGCCCCAGGGCCTTCTCTTCACCCAGTGGTTGGTCTTCGCCGCCCTCGTCGCCTTCGGCACCTACCTGGCCGCCGAACTGGGCCTCCTGGGCCGTTTGGTGCAGGGGGATATCACGCGCCTGAGCATCCTTATTCTGCTCCTGTTGCTGGGTGGACTGCTGCACGGCGCGTGGCGCGCCCTCACCCTCTCACGAGAACTCGACGCCATCGATGCCTTGGCGCGACGCTACGAACGCGACGGCGACCTCGCGCCCCTACTCGCCTTGGGCACTCCGCGCGCGGCGTCGACCTCCTTGGTGCACGCCTACCTGGGCGCGGTCGCCACCGCCGCCGGGCGCGGCGCTGATGAGTCTTCGCAGAACCTCACGGACGTCTTCAACGACCGCGTGCATGCGCCCTACGAGTTCGGCTGGTTCCTCACCAACCTCAGCATCCGCCTCGGACTACTTGGCACGGTGATCGGCTTCATCCTGATGCTTCGCAGTGCGGTCGTGATCGACTCCATCGAATTCTCCACCGTGCAGTCGCTGCTCTCGGAGATGACCCAGGGCATGGGGGTCGCCTTGAATACCACGCTTGTGGGGCTCGTGGTGAGCGCTGTCCTGAGCGTGCAGTACCTGTGGCTCGATTTCGGCGCCCGGCGCCTGGTGGCGGACACCGTGTTCTTCGCCGAGCGCGATTTGAAAGAGGGGTTCGCCGCTCGTGCGTCAGCGCCTGCGTCCTCTGCCGGCTGA
- a CDS encoding phosphoribulokinase yields MRDAAQAIREAVESPAIARVIEEEKLPESYRGALREHIAPVATAILRALDAASRPLLIGINGCQGSGKSTLARFLAVLLEQAGGLRCPEVSIDDLYLPRADRIALGQQVHPLLATRGVPGTHDLPLGRTVLERLLSPSRAEDVAIPRFLKSIDDRAPADQWSRWQGATDAVLFEGWCVACTPQEASALDEPINALEAEEDRDGEWRRYVNRSLREDYPALFGPIDFLVFLRAPSFECVHQWRRKQEEKLTQRLRDENAPPEAFSRVMSNAELTRFIQHYERLTRHMLSDLGERAQAIIDLAEDHRLVGHQLRGNPGSSGATHA; encoded by the coding sequence TTGAGGGACGCGGCACAGGCCATCCGTGAGGCCGTGGAAAGCCCCGCCATCGCGCGGGTCATCGAAGAGGAGAAGCTGCCGGAGAGCTACCGCGGCGCCCTGCGCGAGCACATCGCACCTGTCGCCACAGCAATCCTCCGCGCCCTCGACGCGGCATCGCGACCTCTGCTGATCGGCATCAACGGCTGCCAGGGCAGCGGCAAGTCGACCCTGGCGCGGTTCCTGGCCGTGTTGCTGGAGCAGGCCGGCGGGCTGCGCTGCCCGGAGGTCTCGATCGACGATCTCTACCTTCCCCGAGCTGATCGAATCGCCCTCGGCCAGCAGGTGCATCCGCTGCTCGCCACGCGCGGGGTGCCCGGCACGCACGATCTCCCGCTCGGTCGCACCGTGCTTGAACGCTTGCTGTCGCCCTCGCGGGCTGAGGACGTGGCGATTCCGCGGTTTCTGAAGTCCATCGACGATCGGGCGCCCGCCGATCAGTGGTCGCGCTGGCAGGGAGCGACCGACGCGGTGCTGTTCGAAGGCTGGTGCGTGGCCTGTACGCCGCAGGAGGCGTCGGCCCTCGACGAGCCGATCAACGCCCTCGAGGCGGAGGAGGACCGGGACGGTGAATGGCGCCGTTATGTGAATCGCAGCCTTCGCGAGGACTACCCAGCGCTATTCGGCCCCATCGACTTTCTCGTCTTCCTGCGCGCGCCGTCCTTCGAGTGCGTGCACCAATGGCGGCGCAAGCAGGAGGAGAAGTTGACCCAACGCTTGCGCGATGAGAACGCGCCGCCCGAGGCGTTCTCCCGGGTGATGAGCAACGCCGAGCTCACCCGCTTCATCCAGCACTACGAGCGGCTCACCCGGCACATGCTCAGCGATCTCGGCGAGCGCGCCCAGGCCATCATCGATCTGGCCGAGGACCACCGCTTGGTGGGTCATCAGCTACGGGGCAACCCGGGGAGCTCGGGAGCGACGCATGCCTGA
- a CDS encoding glycosyl transferase yields the protein MADFHQNGTVTTLHNLTRRPVEYVEADLQRFSRYRPLGLVLPSLYSELQQPALANIVDELTHVNYLNQVVIGLDRANELQYREALRYFGRLPQHHRVLWNEGPRLQAIDAQLRREGLAPTELGKGRNVWYCYGYVLATGMAESIALHDCDIVTYDRSLLARLLYPVANSSFSYEFCKGYYARTSTSAMNGRVSRLLVTPMIRALKTVCGSSEFLDYLDSFRYPLAGEFSLRKDVIQDLRIPSDWGLEIGVLSEMARNYANNRICQADIADRYDHKHQVLSPEDASKGLSKMSIDIMKAFFRKLATQGETFSMDRFRTIKATYFRIALDFIETYQNDALFNGLRYDRHQEETAVEMFASNVMAAGDYFLRNPEEAPFIAPWNRVINAIPDILEQLAEAVEEDTIEFREGEGAA from the coding sequence TTGGCCGATTTTCATCAGAACGGGACCGTCACCACGCTGCACAACTTGACGCGCAGGCCCGTGGAGTACGTCGAGGCGGATCTCCAGCGCTTCTCCCGCTATCGCCCTCTCGGCCTGGTGCTGCCGTCGCTGTACTCCGAGCTGCAGCAACCGGCCCTGGCCAACATCGTCGACGAGCTGACCCACGTGAACTACCTGAACCAGGTGGTGATCGGCCTCGACCGCGCCAACGAGCTGCAGTACCGCGAAGCCCTGCGCTACTTCGGACGACTCCCCCAACACCACCGCGTGCTGTGGAACGAGGGCCCACGCCTGCAAGCGATCGACGCCCAGCTGCGCCGCGAAGGGCTCGCGCCCACGGAGCTCGGCAAGGGCCGCAACGTCTGGTACTGCTACGGCTACGTGCTGGCCACCGGCATGGCGGAGAGCATCGCCCTGCACGATTGCGACATCGTCACCTACGATCGCAGCCTGCTCGCGCGCCTGTTGTACCCCGTGGCGAACTCGAGCTTCAGCTATGAGTTCTGTAAGGGCTACTACGCGCGCACGTCCACCTCAGCCATGAACGGCCGCGTGAGCCGTCTGTTGGTCACGCCCATGATCCGCGCCCTGAAGACGGTGTGCGGCAGCAGTGAATTCCTCGATTACCTGGATAGCTTCCGTTACCCCTTGGCCGGTGAGTTCAGCCTGCGCAAGGACGTGATCCAGGATCTGCGCATCCCGTCGGACTGGGGCCTTGAGATCGGCGTGCTCAGCGAGATGGCGCGCAACTACGCCAACAACCGTATCTGTCAGGCGGACATCGCCGATCGCTACGACCACAAGCACCAGGTGCTGAGCCCCGAGGACGCCTCGAAGGGGCTGTCGAAGATGAGCATCGACATCATGAAGGCCTTCTTCCGCAAGCTCGCCACCCAGGGCGAGACCTTCTCGATGGATCGCTTCCGCACCATCAAGGCGACCTACTTCCGCATCGCCCTGGACTTCATCGAGACCTATCAGAACGATGCCCTGTTCAACGGTCTTCGCTACGACCGCCACCAGGAAGAGACGGCGGTGGAGATGTTCGCGAGTAACGTGATGGCCGCGGGCGACTACTTCCTGCGCAACCCGGAAGAGGCGCCGTTCATCGCGCCGTGGAACCGCGTGATCAACGCTATCCCCGACATTCTGGAGCAGCTTGCCGAGGCGGTCGAAGAGGACACGATCGAGTTCCGCGAGGGGGAGGGCGCCGCGTGA
- a CDS encoding serine/threonine-protein kinase, with protein MSDTIRQLTPERWDDIQRVVDRVWAAPAEERQQVLDEACGEDIALREQVELMLNADEATSPLDESVADDALRVLADREREKQNMAGRVVGHYRLVRKLGEGGMGMVYLGERADGAFEQFVAVKLLRSTVSDDIEQVRFRTEQQVLASLDHRSIAALYDAGQTDEGRAYFIMEYVEGRRITEYCRWQRLDVESRVRLVLDVARALQYAHGKLIIHRDVKPSNLLVDGQGRVKLLDFGIAKLLGDSSSRPAAVTRSDERPMTIEYAAPEQIRGRDITIQTDVYQLGIVLYELLTGRRPFSRGADLYVLAREICEVGATRPSQALRVDSRQSGSDGNTLPDNSAVPVLDAPLDGGAYRKELQQRERELRGDLDAIVMRAVARETEDRYLSMEAFAADLRAYLDGKPVAARAPSMAYNSWKFLRRHPLASAAVAMFAVLLSGWAVTATIQSERVREAYTVAQAESAKATQTAAFLENIFQSWDPTIGAGDRILVRDLLADTRTRLYEELDQTPQVRARLMVTLGKLYQALGLYQEQVQLASDAMHIREQLLVSPDPGLLEVYRLLAEGLRETGSYQPSLLRFEDARDEALALGGQALELAAIEGGVAFTLAQIGEISAARDRYGESLALFRSAEGTQTLEYADTLSNYAELMFRLDGWDEAVQANADALVVYKERFGTRHHDVAILLNQRGAMMRALGKAAEAKALHQEALDIQLERLDPSHEFVARTRSDLARALTDLEQYEEARGQYMEALAVRKTAFGETHTLTAATYFNLGDLLVQMGALADAEAAYGSATEIDREALGPTHPNVGMHLTRLASVVYLRGDLAQAHSLYGQALAVLPEELVFRSSTLLGYGKVLRDLGQTAEARRYLEEALQIRQAVVPDGHPRLLEVLEAIASL; from the coding sequence ATGAGCGACACCATTCGCCAGCTCACCCCCGAACGTTGGGACGACATCCAAAGGGTGGTCGACCGCGTGTGGGCGGCCCCGGCCGAAGAGCGCCAGCAGGTGCTGGACGAGGCCTGCGGCGAGGACATCGCCCTGCGTGAGCAGGTTGAGCTGATGCTCAACGCCGACGAGGCCACCTCCCCCCTGGATGAGAGCGTCGCGGACGACGCCTTGCGCGTGCTCGCCGATCGCGAGCGCGAGAAGCAGAACATGGCCGGCCGCGTCGTCGGCCACTACCGCCTCGTGCGCAAGCTCGGCGAAGGCGGCATGGGCATGGTGTACCTCGGCGAGCGCGCCGACGGTGCCTTCGAGCAGTTCGTCGCCGTCAAGCTCCTGCGCAGCACCGTCAGCGACGACATCGAACAGGTGCGCTTCCGCACCGAGCAACAGGTCCTCGCGAGCCTCGACCACCGCTCGATCGCCGCCCTCTACGACGCCGGCCAGACGGACGAGGGCCGCGCCTACTTCATCATGGAGTACGTCGAGGGCCGGCGGATCACCGAGTACTGCCGTTGGCAGCGCCTGGATGTGGAGTCGCGCGTGCGCCTGGTGCTCGACGTGGCCCGCGCCCTTCAGTACGCCCACGGCAAGCTCATCATCCACCGCGATGTGAAGCCCTCGAACCTACTCGTCGATGGCCAGGGTCGCGTGAAGCTGCTCGACTTCGGCATCGCCAAGCTGCTCGGCGACTCGAGCTCACGCCCCGCCGCGGTCACGCGCTCGGACGAGCGCCCGATGACCATCGAGTACGCGGCGCCCGAGCAGATTCGCGGTCGCGACATCACCATCCAGACCGATGTCTACCAGCTCGGCATCGTGCTCTACGAACTGCTCACCGGCCGCCGGCCCTTCAGCCGAGGCGCCGATCTCTACGTGCTGGCGCGGGAGATCTGCGAGGTCGGCGCCACCCGCCCGAGCCAAGCCTTGCGCGTGGACAGCCGCCAGTCGGGCAGCGACGGCAACACCCTCCCCGACAACTCCGCCGTCCCCGTGCTCGACGCGCCCCTGGACGGCGGTGCCTACCGCAAGGAACTGCAGCAGCGCGAGCGCGAGCTGCGGGGCGATCTCGACGCCATCGTCATGCGCGCCGTGGCCCGCGAGACCGAGGACCGCTACCTGTCGATGGAGGCCTTCGCGGCCGATCTTCGGGCCTACCTCGACGGCAAGCCGGTGGCTGCGCGCGCGCCGAGCATGGCGTACAACAGTTGGAAGTTCCTGCGCCGCCATCCGCTGGCGAGCGCGGCGGTGGCGATGTTCGCCGTGTTGTTGAGTGGCTGGGCGGTCACCGCGACGATTCAGTCCGAACGCGTGCGCGAGGCCTACACGGTGGCCCAAGCCGAGAGTGCCAAGGCCACCCAGACCGCCGCGTTCCTGGAGAACATCTTCCAGTCCTGGGATCCCACAATTGGCGCAGGTGATCGCATCCTCGTACGCGATCTGCTGGCCGATACGCGCACCCGCCTCTACGAGGAACTAGATCAAACACCTCAGGTACGTGCGCGCCTGATGGTCACCCTAGGTAAGCTATATCAGGCCCTGGGGCTCTACCAGGAGCAAGTTCAGCTTGCCTCGGATGCTATGCACATACGCGAGCAGTTGCTCGTCTCTCCAGATCCAGGGCTACTTGAAGTGTATCGCCTGCTCGCAGAGGGCCTTCGTGAGACGGGGAGCTACCAACCCTCACTGCTCCGATTCGAGGATGCTCGCGATGAGGCGCTCGCGCTTGGCGGCCAGGCACTGGAGCTTGCCGCCATCGAAGGCGGGGTTGCGTTCACCCTCGCACAAATCGGCGAGATCTCTGCCGCGCGCGACCGCTATGGTGAGTCGCTCGCGCTGTTTCGATCTGCCGAGGGAACGCAAACCCTGGAGTACGCGGACACCCTAAGCAATTACGCAGAACTAATGTTCCGCCTCGACGGCTGGGACGAAGCAGTGCAGGCGAACGCTGACGCGCTAGTTGTCTACAAGGAACGATTTGGCACCCGACATCACGACGTTGCCATCCTTCTCAACCAGCGCGGTGCCATGATGCGTGCCCTCGGCAAGGCCGCTGAGGCTAAGGCACTTCATCAAGAGGCCTTGGACATCCAGCTCGAGCGACTGGATCCAAGCCACGAATTCGTTGCGCGTACACGCTCAGATCTCGCGCGGGCCCTCACCGACTTGGAACAGTACGAGGAGGCACGAGGTCAGTACATGGAGGCGCTCGCCGTTCGTAAGACGGCCTTCGGTGAGACCCACACACTCACGGCTGCGACCTACTTCAATCTGGGCGATCTCCTGGTGCAGATGGGGGCCCTCGCAGACGCAGAAGCCGCCTACGGCTCAGCCACGGAGATAGACCGTGAGGCTCTGGGACCAACCCATCCGAACGTAGGCATGCACCTAACACGCTTGGCGAGCGTTGTTTACCTTCGGGGAGATCTCGCGCAAGCCCATTCGCTATATGGTCAGGCGCTGGCGGTACTTCCAGAGGAGCTTGTTTTCCGCTCGAGCACGCTGCTCGGATACGGGAAGGTGCTTCGCGACCTAGGGCAAACCGCCGAAGCCCGTCGGTACTTGGAGGAAGCGTTGCAGATACGGCAGGCCGTTGTGCCCGACGGCCACCCAAGACTGCTAGAAGTCCTGGAGGCGATAGCTTCGCTTTAG